In Salirhabdus salicampi, a genomic segment contains:
- the gloA2 gene encoding SMU1112c/YaeR family gloxylase I-like metalloprotein → MLKSIHHIAIICSNYETSKDFYVNKLGLEVVQEIYREERDSYKLDLAIDGHYQIELFSFPNPPERPSYPEASGLRHLAFAVDHIEEATVNLQQKGIIVEEIRMDPTTNKKFTFFQDPDGLPIELYEE, encoded by the coding sequence ATGCTAAAATCCATCCACCATATTGCCATCATTTGTTCCAACTATGAAACGTCGAAGGACTTTTACGTCAATAAACTAGGGCTGGAAGTCGTGCAGGAAATCTATCGGGAAGAAAGGGACTCCTATAAATTAGATTTAGCCATTGATGGACATTATCAAATTGAACTGTTTTCCTTTCCGAATCCTCCTGAACGGCCAAGCTATCCGGAAGCAAGTGGGCTTCGCCATTTAGCCTTTGCCGTTGACCATATCGAAGAAGCAACGGTCAATCTACAACAAAAGGGGATTATAGTAGAAGAAATCCGGATGGACCCAACAACGAATAAAAAGTTTACCTTCTTCCAAGATCCAGACGGTTTGCCAATCGAGCTATACGAGGAGTAA
- a CDS encoding glycosyltransferase family protein: protein MKIAAIIQARMGSTRLSGKVMKDIKGRTVLSHVIERVRQSNLIEEIIIATTVHEKDTIIEKEAIKCGAKVYRGSEEDVLSRYYLAAKENNIDIIVRITSDCPVIDAYVIDEIISFYRNEKYEIVTNAGSDLSQRTYPRGLDTEVFSFNALEDAFYNGREKYHREHVTPYIYEKSNKIHYFKNDVNYSKYRWTLDTEEDFELISEIYNKLYKGTHDFYLQDIIEIFEKEPEMYTINAHIEQKKIN, encoded by the coding sequence ATGAAAATTGCAGCTATTATACAAGCAAGAATGGGTTCAACAAGACTGTCAGGAAAAGTAATGAAAGATATAAAGGGAAGAACTGTTCTATCCCATGTTATTGAAAGAGTTAGACAATCTAATTTAATTGAAGAGATAATTATTGCTACAACGGTACATGAGAAAGATACTATTATTGAAAAAGAAGCAATTAAATGTGGTGCTAAGGTATATAGGGGTAGCGAAGAAGACGTTCTCAGTCGTTACTACTTAGCAGCAAAAGAAAACAATATTGATATTATTGTAAGGATTACTTCTGATTGTCCTGTAATTGATGCCTATGTAATTGATGAAATTATTAGTTTCTATCGGAATGAAAAATATGAAATTGTAACAAATGCTGGATCAGATCTAAGTCAAAGAACATATCCTCGAGGATTAGATACAGAAGTATTCTCATTTAATGCATTAGAAGATGCATTTTATAACGGAAGAGAAAAGTATCATAGAGAACATGTCACTCCTTATATTTATGAAAAAAGTAATAAAATACATTACTTTAAGAATGATGTTAATTATTCTAAATATCGATGGACTTTAGATACAGAAGAGGATTTTGAATTAATAAGTGAAATTTATAATAAACTATATAAAGGAACACATGACTTTTATCTTCAAGATATAATTGAAATCTTTGAGAAAGAACCGGAAATGTATACTATCAATGCACATATTGAACAAAAGAAAATTAATTAA
- a CDS encoding helix-turn-helix domain-containing protein, producing MFYHDLDLKRFGKYLRNRRMELGLTQADIDQMTGMHEKSYGKIERGEVNPKASSIYKLEVVLDIKISDIYEQIRKEKNHQTSSPDG from the coding sequence ATGTTCTATCATGACTTGGATTTAAAACGATTTGGCAAATATCTTCGCAACCGACGTATGGAACTTGGGCTTACACAAGCGGATATCGATCAAATGACTGGCATGCACGAGAAAAGTTACGGAAAGATTGAACGTGGCGAGGTAAACCCGAAAGCAAGCAGCATATATAAACTTGAGGTCGTTTTAGATATAAAGATTAGTGATATTTATGAGCAGATTCGAAAGGAGAAAAATCATCAAACAAGCAGTCCCGATGGATGA
- the pseG gene encoding UDP-2,4-diacetamido-2,4,6-trideoxy-beta-L-altropyranose hydrolase, whose translation MRALIFTEGGSQIGLGHISRCSSLYDELTNRGIEVEFIINSDTGKFEIIKDKQYKIVNWLSKEFLTNYIKQCDYCIVDSYLASYDIYRIISKRAAKTLFIDDNGRIDYPEGIVVNPSLSTQAVEYPINDTNCYLLGPKYVILRSPFTQVRRTHINPQVKEVLITLGGSDIHNLTPNILKNLAINNSEITFNVVIGNAFENIKEIKSIRSKNFNFYENATAAEMKSIMLKSDFAITAAGQTIYELLATQTPFIPIKVIDNQHHNILALKELNLIETALEYSDTFFSEKLIYKFENLKKFNNRIGLVEKYKEVIDGLGSKRIIETLLSGEVMEKEYFLRKVKDQDIYDVFQLSNEDYVRKYSINTTKIDWKDHKNWFQNIIKSDNHVFYVVTDYTDKFLGQVRYRIEDKSAIVSISFGKTIAGKGLSKELLKKSIKLIQEERNELKNIIAFVSEENIASKKLFEKVGFLLSESNNRMIKYMYSIKEEYDKC comes from the coding sequence ATGAGGGCATTGATTTTTACAGAGGGCGGCAGTCAAATAGGTTTAGGACATATCTCAAGGTGCAGTTCTCTATATGATGAATTGACGAACAGAGGGATTGAAGTTGAATTCATAATTAATAGCGACACCGGGAAATTTGAGATCATTAAAGATAAACAATACAAGATAGTTAATTGGTTATCAAAAGAATTTTTAACCAATTATATTAAACAGTGTGACTATTGCATTGTAGACTCTTACTTGGCTAGTTACGATATATATAGAATTATTTCAAAACGTGCAGCAAAAACTTTATTTATTGATGATAATGGAAGGATTGATTATCCAGAAGGAATAGTTGTTAATCCATCTCTTAGTACCCAAGCAGTTGAGTATCCTATAAATGATACTAACTGCTATTTACTTGGACCAAAATATGTTATTTTGAGAAGCCCCTTCACCCAAGTAAGAAGAACACATATTAATCCGCAAGTAAAAGAAGTACTGATAACATTAGGTGGATCTGATATACACAATTTAACTCCGAATATCCTAAAAAACCTTGCCATTAATAACTCAGAAATTACTTTCAATGTAGTTATAGGAAATGCGTTTGAAAATATCAAAGAAATAAAGAGTATTAGATCAAAGAATTTCAACTTTTATGAGAATGCCACAGCTGCAGAAATGAAATCTATTATGCTAAAGTCTGATTTTGCTATCACTGCTGCAGGACAGACGATTTATGAATTGTTAGCTACTCAAACACCGTTTATTCCGATAAAGGTAATTGACAATCAGCATCATAATATCTTAGCTTTAAAAGAACTTAATTTGATTGAGACAGCTCTTGAATATAGTGATACTTTCTTTAGTGAAAAGTTAATTTATAAATTTGAGAATTTGAAGAAATTTAATAATCGTATAGGATTGGTAGAAAAGTACAAGGAAGTAATTGATGGGTTAGGCAGTAAACGAATTATTGAAACTCTATTATCAGGAGAGGTTATGGAAAAGGAATACTTTTTAAGAAAAGTAAAGGACCAAGATATTTATGATGTGTTTCAATTATCAAATGAGGATTATGTAAGAAAGTACTCAATAAATACTACTAAAATTGATTGGAAAGATCATAAAAATTGGTTTCAAAACATTATTAAATCTGATAATCATGTATTTTATGTTGTAACGGATTATACAGATAAATTCTTAGGACAAGTACGATATAGAATAGAGGATAAATCTGCAATCGTTAGTATTAGCTTTGGTAAAACAATTGCAGGAAAAGGGCTAAGTAAAGAATTATTAAAAAAGAGCATTAAGTTAATTCAAGAGGAAAGAAATGAATTAAAGAATATTATAGCCTTTGTATCAGAAGAAAATATTGCATCAAAAAAGCTTTTTGAAAAGGTTGGCTTTTTATTAAGTGAAAGTAATAATAGGATGATTAAGTATATGTATTCAATAAAAGAGGAGTATGATAAATGCTAA
- a CDS encoding WG repeat-containing protein, translated as MKKVITLICAIFLLALTVACSGSGSTKKDYFTITQNEKVGFINKKGDIVIDPQFENAYDFSDGLALVNVGSKYGYIDTKGQFSINPQYDYASSFNEGYAMVNKGEDAFFINTKGEKVFEDVQFDYAYTFSEGLALIEVDGNYGYMDKKGNIAINPQFEDADSFSEDGLARIYMGGQYGFINKKGEIVITPQFDRAWDFSDGLAAVYVGDSWGYANKKGEIVINPQFEQAYPYQDGLAPVRIGDQFGFIDKKGEIVINPQFDDAYIFQDGMAAVLVDDKWGFINQKGDMVINPQFSRTYFFEGGLAAVYIGDSYYGGKKGYIDTKGKYVWNPTD; from the coding sequence TTGAAAAAGGTTATCACATTAATATGCGCAATATTCTTACTTGCTTTAACCGTTGCTTGTTCCGGCAGTGGAAGTACGAAGAAAGACTATTTTACTATTACCCAAAATGAAAAAGTAGGCTTCATCAACAAAAAAGGTGATATTGTCATTGATCCACAGTTTGAAAACGCCTATGACTTTTCCGACGGTTTAGCACTTGTGAACGTCGGTAGTAAATATGGCTATATTGATACGAAAGGACAGTTTTCCATTAATCCGCAATATGACTATGCTTCAAGCTTCAACGAAGGCTATGCAATGGTAAACAAAGGGGAAGACGCGTTTTTTATCAATACAAAAGGTGAGAAAGTATTTGAAGATGTGCAATTTGATTATGCGTACACATTCTCTGAAGGGTTAGCCCTCATCGAAGTTGACGGTAATTATGGTTATATGGATAAGAAAGGGAACATTGCCATTAATCCTCAGTTTGAGGATGCGGACAGCTTCTCAGAAGATGGACTTGCACGTATTTACATGGGTGGACAATATGGTTTCATTAATAAAAAAGGGGAGATCGTCATTACGCCTCAGTTTGATCGGGCATGGGACTTTAGTGACGGTTTAGCGGCCGTTTACGTTGGCGACTCTTGGGGTTATGCCAATAAAAAAGGGGAAATTGTGATTAACCCGCAGTTCGAACAAGCATACCCATATCAAGACGGACTAGCTCCTGTACGTATAGGTGATCAATTCGGCTTTATCGATAAAAAAGGGGAGATTGTCATTAACCCTCAGTTTGACGATGCGTACATTTTCCAAGATGGCATGGCTGCTGTATTAGTTGATGATAAGTGGGGCTTTATTAATCAAAAGGGTGACATGGTCATCAACCCACAATTTAGTCGAACCTATTTCTTCGAAGGTGGTCTTGCTGCGGTCTATATCGGAGATAGCTACTACGGTGGCAAAAAAGGCTACATCGACACAAAAGGGAAATACGTTTGGAATCCGACGGATTAA
- a CDS encoding competence protein ComK — MENILTHYQVSEQTMALLPAVQLEYDTTVLERNKTLYIKKTPLQIMKRACLDHGSSLEGRRAAVMHQTGYSRKVPIPISLHQNLYAFPTLSPTKFHCHWIFYHHVKFIKPLHSKHHLGYQSNIFFKNGRSLQLKDSYYVLEKQMHRTAMCILAFSEDDGSGLMERGM, encoded by the coding sequence ATGGAAAATATTCTAACTCACTATCAAGTTAGCGAACAGACTATGGCGCTATTACCAGCTGTACAGCTAGAATATGACACGACCGTCCTCGAACGAAACAAGACGTTGTACATTAAGAAAACGCCCCTCCAAATTATGAAACGGGCTTGTCTTGACCATGGCTCTTCTTTGGAAGGGAGGAGAGCAGCCGTCATGCATCAAACCGGCTACAGCCGAAAAGTCCCGATTCCGATTAGCCTTCACCAAAACCTCTACGCTTTCCCTACACTCTCCCCAACGAAATTCCACTGCCATTGGATTTTTTATCATCATGTTAAGTTCATTAAACCACTCCACAGCAAACATCATCTTGGCTATCAATCGAACATATTCTTCAAAAACGGACGATCCCTACAACTGAAAGATTCCTATTATGTTTTAGAAAAACAAATGCACCGAACCGCCATGTGCATATTGGCGTTTTCGGAGGATGATGGTAGTGGATTAATGGAGAGAGGGATGTGA
- a CDS encoding WG repeat-containing protein, with the protein MKKIGLLFMAIILLLLTAACSDKKELFSVVQNGDTGFINKKGKVVIDPQFDGAYDFSEGLSVVRVGGKYGFIDEKGNFEINPQFDSATSFSKEGFALVSKGEESYFINKKGEKQFEDLQFDSASNFAEGYARLNVEGDSGYVNKKGDIVINPQFDRAYNFSEDGLARVSMGGEYGFIDTKGNIVITPQYDQAYGFTEGLAAVEVDGQWGFINKKGEFAINPQFDGAYFFSDGLAPVLVEDQVGYIDKKGNIKINPQFDAGFMFEDGHAPVQVDGKWGYINKKGDLAINPQFDNANYFEGGLAAVYLGGKKGYINQKGEYVWNPTD; encoded by the coding sequence ATGAAAAAGATTGGGTTATTATTTATGGCAATTATTCTTTTGCTTCTTACAGCTGCATGTTCAGACAAAAAAGAGCTATTCTCTGTTGTTCAAAACGGGGACACAGGCTTCATTAACAAAAAAGGGAAAGTCGTCATTGATCCTCAATTTGATGGTGCCTATGATTTTTCTGAAGGTCTATCCGTAGTACGAGTAGGTGGGAAATACGGATTTATCGATGAAAAAGGAAACTTCGAAATTAATCCCCAATTCGATTCGGCGACAAGCTTCTCGAAGGAAGGATTCGCCCTCGTTTCGAAAGGTGAAGAATCCTACTTTATTAATAAAAAAGGGGAAAAGCAGTTCGAAGATTTACAGTTTGATAGTGCAAGCAACTTTGCAGAAGGCTATGCTCGTTTAAATGTTGAAGGCGATAGCGGATATGTGAATAAAAAAGGCGACATCGTCATCAATCCACAGTTTGACCGTGCGTACAACTTCTCTGAAGATGGGTTAGCACGTGTAAGCATGGGTGGCGAATATGGCTTTATTGATACGAAAGGAAACATTGTCATTACACCGCAGTATGACCAGGCGTACGGTTTTACAGAAGGATTAGCGGCTGTTGAAGTAGATGGTCAATGGGGCTTCATTAATAAAAAAGGGGAGTTTGCCATTAACCCGCAATTTGACGGTGCGTATTTCTTTAGTGATGGTCTAGCACCAGTTCTTGTTGAGGATCAAGTCGGTTATATTGATAAAAAAGGAAATATTAAAATTAACCCCCAATTCGATGCGGGCTTCATGTTTGAAGATGGACATGCTCCGGTACAAGTTGACGGCAAATGGGGATATATTAACAAAAAAGGTGACCTTGCGATTAACCCGCAGTTCGATAATGCGAACTACTTTGAAGGTGGACTTGCTGCTGTATACTTAGGCGGCAAAAAAGGGTATATCAACCAAAAAGGCGAATACGTTTGGAATCCAACAGATTAA
- the pseI gene encoding pseudaminic acid synthase, which translates to MLIDRFDISKKVLIIAEMSANHGHDIKIAKETIKAAKEAGADAIKLQTYTADTITIDCDNEYFRLDQGTIWDGKTLYDLYKEAYTPWEWHEELMNYSHELGLICFSSPFDISAVNFLENLNVPAYKVASFEITDIPLIEYIASKGKPIIISTGIATLGEIDDAVQACKRVGNDKIILLKCTSAYPAMIEDANLLTMKNLKETFNVEVGLSDHTLGITVPIVSVALGARVIEKHFILDKSIGGPDASFSLDKQEFKLLVDSVRDAERSLGSVDYKLTEKKEKSREFSRSLFVVKDIKAGDYFTEDNVKSIRPGYGLKPRHIRSVIGQKARQDISKGTPLSWESIE; encoded by the coding sequence ATGCTAATTGATAGATTTGACATTTCAAAAAAAGTTTTAATTATAGCAGAGATGTCAGCAAACCATGGACACGATATAAAAATTGCTAAAGAAACAATAAAAGCAGCGAAAGAAGCTGGAGCCGATGCAATTAAATTACAAACTTATACTGCTGATACAATAACGATTGATTGTGATAATGAGTACTTTAGGTTAGATCAGGGTACAATTTGGGATGGGAAAACGCTATACGACCTTTATAAAGAGGCTTATACACCTTGGGAATGGCATGAAGAGTTAATGAATTATTCCCATGAACTTGGTTTAATCTGTTTTTCAAGCCCTTTTGACATTTCAGCAGTTAATTTTTTAGAAAACTTAAACGTACCCGCTTATAAAGTAGCTTCATTTGAAATAACAGACATACCACTAATTGAATACATTGCAAGTAAAGGGAAACCTATCATTATTTCAACAGGTATCGCCACTCTTGGTGAGATTGATGATGCAGTACAAGCATGCAAGAGGGTGGGAAATGATAAAATTATATTATTAAAATGCACCTCCGCATATCCAGCGATGATAGAAGATGCGAACCTTTTAACAATGAAAAACTTAAAAGAAACATTTAATGTTGAAGTTGGTTTATCAGATCATACTTTAGGGATAACAGTACCTATTGTTTCGGTTGCTTTGGGAGCTAGGGTTATAGAAAAGCATTTTATATTAGATAAAAGTATCGGCGGACCTGATGCTAGTTTTTCATTGGACAAGCAAGAGTTTAAGTTGTTAGTTGACTCAGTAAGAGATGCTGAGCGGTCATTAGGAAGTGTGGATTATAAACTTACGGAAAAAAAGGAAAAAAGTAGAGAATTTTCACGTTCGTTATTTGTTGTGAAAGATATAAAAGCAGGAGATTATTTTACTGAAGATAATGTTAAATCTATAAGACCAGGATATGGGCTAAAACCGAGACATATCCGATCTGTAATAGGGCAAAAAGCAAGACAAGATATTAGTAAGGGAACCCCTTTAAGTTGGGAAAGTATTGAGTAA
- a CDS encoding sigma-70 family RNA polymerase sigma factor — translation MDRVKEKPFHEVLKENEKMIYHVIKRYGIRDLEGEFYQEGAIALWKAYEQFDPSKGKFSSFAYFRIQKALIDYIRKQRRYVKVEDTYKESMKADLNHVTTTMVDFFDPYLLAQIEELLTENQRTWFRLYVLEDLSVKEIAQKEQVTENAVKNWGRLARQKIRKLLEQKEYVEGKKG, via the coding sequence GTGGATCGTGTAAAGGAGAAACCGTTTCATGAAGTGTTAAAGGAAAACGAAAAAATGATCTATCATGTCATCAAACGATATGGGATACGCGATCTCGAGGGAGAATTTTATCAAGAAGGAGCGATTGCACTGTGGAAGGCGTATGAGCAGTTTGACCCGTCTAAGGGAAAGTTTTCATCGTTTGCTTATTTTCGCATTCAAAAAGCGTTAATCGATTACATTCGGAAACAGAGGCGTTACGTCAAAGTGGAAGATACCTATAAAGAATCAATGAAAGCTGATCTCAATCATGTCACGACAACGATGGTAGACTTTTTTGATCCATACCTTCTCGCCCAAATCGAGGAGCTGCTAACGGAAAATCAACGAACATGGTTTCGGTTATACGTACTTGAGGACTTATCCGTAAAGGAGATTGCTCAAAAGGAACAGGTAACCGAAAATGCGGTAAAAAACTGGGGCCGCCTCGCTAGACAAAAGATCCGAAAGCTACTCGAACAGAAAGAGTATGTGGAAGGCAAGAAAGGATAG
- the pseC gene encoding UDP-4-amino-4,6-dideoxy-N-acetyl-beta-L-altrosamine transaminase yields the protein MGNKAIRSSYLPYGRQWIDEEDIQSVVNVLKGDYLTTGPAVGEFEKDVASYVGAKYAVAFSNGTAALHGACFAAGICEGDEVITTPMTFAASSNCVLYQGGKPVFADIDSKTYNIDPKKVEELINENTKAIIPVHFTGQPVDIDAIHQLAKEHNLVVIEDAAHALGATYKGEKIGSISGMTMFSFHPVKHITSGEGGIITTNNEEYYQKLIQFRSHGITRESEKLIENHGPWYYEMQFLGFNYRMTDIQAALGTSQLKKIDNFVDLRKKYVSIYNEAFKEIDEIQTPYQDHNGISSWHLYIIRLDLDKLSVSRKEIFEALVNEKIGVNVHYIPVHLLPYYSQLGYQRGLCPNAEKLYEEIITLPLFPAMTEEDVMDVITAVNKVVNTYRK from the coding sequence ATGGGTAATAAAGCAATCAGAAGCAGTTATTTACCATATGGACGGCAATGGATTGACGAAGAAGATATTCAATCCGTGGTAAATGTTTTAAAAGGTGACTATTTAACAACTGGGCCTGCGGTAGGTGAATTTGAAAAAGATGTTGCTTCCTACGTTGGAGCTAAGTATGCTGTTGCATTTTCGAATGGAACAGCTGCACTTCATGGAGCTTGTTTTGCAGCTGGTATTTGTGAAGGAGATGAAGTTATCACAACACCAATGACGTTTGCTGCAAGTTCTAATTGTGTTCTTTATCAAGGTGGCAAGCCAGTTTTTGCCGATATAGATTCAAAGACTTATAATATTGATCCCAAAAAAGTTGAAGAGTTAATTAATGAGAATACAAAAGCAATTATTCCTGTACATTTCACTGGACAACCAGTTGATATAGATGCAATTCACCAACTTGCTAAAGAGCACAATTTGGTGGTAATTGAGGACGCTGCACATGCCTTGGGTGCAACTTATAAAGGTGAAAAGATAGGATCAATAAGTGGTATGACAATGTTTAGTTTTCATCCAGTGAAACATATTACTTCTGGAGAAGGCGGAATTATAACAACTAATAATGAAGAGTATTATCAAAAATTAATACAATTTAGATCCCACGGAATTACCCGAGAATCTGAAAAGTTAATAGAAAATCATGGTCCTTGGTATTATGAAATGCAGTTCTTAGGCTTTAATTACCGAATGACAGATATTCAAGCTGCTCTTGGTACTAGTCAATTGAAGAAGATTGATAATTTTGTTGACTTAAGAAAGAAGTATGTATCGATTTATAACGAGGCTTTTAAAGAGATAGATGAAATTCAAACTCCATATCAAGATCATAATGGCATATCAAGCTGGCACTTATACATTATACGTTTAGATTTAGATAAGTTGTCGGTGAGCAGAAAAGAAATATTTGAAGCTTTAGTTAACGAAAAAATAGGTGTTAACGTGCATTATATTCCTGTTCATCTTCTGCCTTACTATTCACAATTGGGTTACCAACGTGGATTATGTCCAAATGCAGAAAAGTTGTATGAGGAAATCATTACATTACCACTTTTCCCTGCAATGACAGAAGAAGATGTAATGGATGTAATAACAGCTGTAAATAAAGTAGTAAATACTTATCGAAAGTAG
- a CDS encoding WG repeat-containing protein — translation MKTISLWTIVISFLMVITACSYFETDKELFSVRVDGKEGFINKKGEIVIDPVFDRVGEFHDGLATVSIRNVSGVINEQGQFLVIPQYAYISPFSEGYAVAVSHNDGQFSRETFFINHKGERMFQDLDIEDAESSFTNGLAPVRIDDLFGFINRKGQVVIEPEYMYVRPFSDGLALVRDADTRQFGYINAKGREVIRVEYDDANDFSEGLAPVRVDGDIGYIDKRGNIAIEPQFQEGQHFSEGLAAVMIGSQFGFVNQKGDIVINPQFDMVLHFSEGKAAVRVDYEWGFMNQKGDLVITPQFDHVEPFQGGLAKVYIGNKVGYINHNGEYVWNPTE, via the coding sequence ATGAAAACAATCAGTTTATGGACAATCGTCATCAGTTTCCTTATGGTCATAACCGCTTGTTCTTATTTTGAAACGGACAAAGAATTGTTCTCCGTTCGTGTAGATGGAAAAGAAGGCTTTATCAATAAAAAGGGGGAGATTGTTATTGACCCCGTGTTTGATCGTGTGGGTGAGTTCCATGATGGTTTAGCGACCGTGTCCATCCGGAACGTAAGTGGGGTCATAAATGAACAGGGACAGTTTCTGGTGATTCCCCAGTATGCATATATATCTCCTTTTTCCGAAGGTTATGCTGTAGCAGTGAGTCATAATGACGGGCAATTTTCCCGTGAAACGTTCTTCATTAATCATAAAGGGGAAAGGATGTTTCAGGACTTAGACATTGAGGATGCTGAAAGTTCTTTTACAAACGGACTTGCACCAGTCCGTATTGATGATCTTTTCGGTTTTATTAACCGAAAAGGGCAAGTTGTCATTGAACCGGAGTACATGTATGTACGACCGTTCTCAGACGGCCTTGCATTAGTGAGAGATGCAGACACGAGACAATTCGGCTATATCAATGCAAAAGGGAGAGAGGTCATCCGAGTTGAGTATGACGATGCGAATGACTTTTCGGAAGGCTTAGCTCCTGTAAGAGTAGATGGTGATATAGGGTACATTGATAAAAGAGGGAATATCGCGATTGAACCCCAATTTCAAGAAGGACAACATTTCAGTGAAGGCTTGGCGGCTGTCATGATTGGATCTCAGTTCGGCTTTGTGAATCAAAAAGGGGATATCGTGATCAATCCTCAATTTGATATGGTCCTCCACTTTTCCGAAGGGAAGGCAGCGGTTCGAGTAGATTATGAATGGGGCTTTATGAATCAAAAGGGGGATCTCGTCATAACACCTCAATTTGACCATGTCGAACCGTTCCAAGGTGGATTAGCAAAAGTTTACATAGGGAATAAGGTTGGTTATATTAACCATAATGGCGAATACGTCTGGAACCCGACAGAATAG
- the pseB gene encoding UDP-N-acetylglucosamine 4,6-dehydratase (inverting), with amino-acid sequence MKNLNGKTVLVTGGTGSFGKKFISKVLNYDVKKVIIFSRDELKQYEMAQEYTDPRIRFFIGDVRDKDRLYRAFDGVDIVIHAAALKHVGACEYNPFEAVKTNIHGAQNIIEAAIDRGVEKVIALSTDKAASPINLYGATKLASDKLFVAGNSYAGNKVTRFSVVRYGNVVGSRGSVVPFFKKLKAQGEIQLPITDERMTRFWITLEQGVQFVIDNLQRMKGGEIFIPKIPSMKVVDLAEAIAPECEIKIVGIRPGEKLHEAMINEDDARQTLEYDTYYVIQPEFPWWRKEFSNGGKPLPEGFTYISDVNDHWLTVDELRELVKE; translated from the coding sequence ATGAAAAACTTAAATGGTAAAACGGTATTAGTAACTGGTGGAACAGGTTCTTTTGGTAAAAAATTCATTTCTAAGGTACTAAACTACGATGTGAAAAAAGTTATTATTTTTAGCCGAGATGAATTAAAGCAATATGAAATGGCTCAAGAATACACAGATCCTCGAATTCGCTTCTTTATTGGTGATGTTCGTGATAAAGACCGTTTATATAGAGCTTTTGATGGGGTAGATATTGTAATTCATGCTGCTGCATTAAAGCATGTAGGGGCTTGTGAATATAACCCTTTTGAGGCGGTTAAAACAAATATTCATGGCGCTCAAAATATTATTGAGGCTGCAATTGACCGTGGTGTTGAGAAAGTGATAGCCTTGAGCACCGATAAAGCAGCAAGTCCAATTAATTTATATGGTGCAACTAAATTAGCTTCTGATAAACTTTTTGTTGCTGGAAACTCTTATGCAGGTAATAAAGTAACAAGATTCTCGGTAGTTCGTTATGGTAATGTAGTAGGAAGTCGTGGAAGTGTAGTACCTTTCTTTAAAAAACTTAAAGCGCAAGGAGAGATTCAGCTTCCAATTACTGATGAACGCATGACACGTTTCTGGATTACTTTAGAACAAGGTGTACAATTTGTTATTGACAATCTTCAAAGAATGAAGGGTGGCGAAATCTTTATACCAAAGATTCCTAGTATGAAGGTTGTTGATTTGGCTGAAGCGATTGCACCAGAATGTGAGATAAAAATAGTGGGAATTCGCCCTGGAGAAAAATTGCATGAAGCAATGATAAACGAAGATGATGCTCGCCAAACTTTAGAATATGACACATACTATGTTATCCAACCAGAATTTCCTTGGTGGAGAAAAGAATTTTCAAACGGTGGTAAACCATTACCTGAAGGCTTTACCTATATAAGTGATGTAAATGACCATTGGTTAACTGTTGATGAACTCAGAGAATTAGTTAAAGAGTAA